A stretch of the Conger conger chromosome 3, fConCon1.1, whole genome shotgun sequence genome encodes the following:
- the si:ch211-153b23.5 gene encoding glutamine amidotransferase-like class 1 domain-containing protein 3, mitochondrial, whose protein sequence is MVKRVAVVLSGCGVYDGTEVHEASAVLVHLSRAGAKVQMFAPNVDQMHVVNHAIGKPTEEKRNVLQESARIARGDVTDLSKLDVSGHDALIIPGGFGVAKNLSTWATQGKDCSVQPEVEKAIKSFHKAGKPIGLCCISPVLAAKTLPGCEVTVGHDSECEKWPYAQTACTMKEMGCKHVNKNVGEVHVDVKNKLVTTSAFMCNAPIHEIFDGVGVMVTDVLKLA, encoded by the exons ATGGTGAAGCGTGTTGCTGTGGTGCTCTCAGGCTGCGGAGTCTATGATGGAACTGAGGTCCATGAGGCTTCTGCTGTTCTGGTGCACTTGAGCCGGGCTGGGGCCAAG GTCCAGATGTTCGCTCCCAATGTGGACCAGATGCATGTAGTGAACCACGCCATAGGGAAGCCCACAGAGGAGAAGCGCAATGTTCTGCAGGAGAGTGCCCGCATCGCCCGTGGAGATGTCACTGACCTCAGTAAACTGGATGTCTCGGGCCATGATGCTCTGATCATCCctg GGGGTTTTGGAGTTGCTAAGAACCTGAGCACTTGGGCCACACAGGGGAAAGACTGCTCAGTCCAGCCTGAAGTGGAGAAGGCGATAAAGAGTTTCCACAAGGCTGGAAAACCCATTGGCCTGTGTTGCATCTCACCTGTACTCGCCGCTAAGACGCTGCCCGGCTGTGAGGTCACCGTGGGCCACGACAGTGAGTGTGAAAA ATGGCCCTATGCTCAGACTGCCTGCACTATGAAGGAGATGGGCTGCAAACATGTCAACAAGAATGTCGGGGAAGTGCATGTTGATGTAAAAAATAAGCTGGTGACCACCAGCGCCTTCATGTGCAATGCCCCGATTCATGAAATATTTGATGGGGTTGGTGTCATGGTAACAGATGTGCTCAAATTGGCTTAA